The Streptomyces cynarae genome contains a region encoding:
- a CDS encoding carbohydrate ABC transporter permease: protein MAQAAAVAKPPAPPRRRRASATPRRLPYLLIAPAALLMLGFIAYPVLSVFYYSLQNYNPTKPWRNGYAGFDNFVQAFTKDPQFWHTLTFSAKWVVVEVGLQLLFGLALALIVNQTFVGRALGRALVFSPWAVSGVLTSAIWVLLYNSQTGITRYLADMGIGSYGTSWLSDTSTVFPAAVVADLWRGVPFFAILILADLQSVSKDLYEAAEVDGASRLKQFWHITLPHLKDAIVLSTLLRAVWEFNNVDLLYTLTGGGPAGETTTLPLYIANTSVDAHNFGYASALTTVAFVILLFFSMVYLRLSKFGSEDK, encoded by the coding sequence ATGGCCCAAGCCGCAGCCGTGGCGAAACCGCCCGCGCCACCCCGGCGGCGCCGTGCCTCCGCCACGCCGCGCAGGCTCCCGTACCTGCTGATCGCCCCGGCGGCCCTGCTGATGCTGGGCTTCATCGCCTACCCGGTCCTCAGCGTCTTCTACTACAGCCTGCAGAACTACAACCCCACCAAGCCGTGGCGGAACGGCTACGCGGGCTTCGACAACTTCGTCCAGGCCTTCACCAAGGACCCGCAGTTCTGGCACACGCTGACCTTCAGCGCCAAGTGGGTCGTCGTCGAGGTCGGGCTGCAGCTGCTGTTCGGTCTGGCCCTCGCCCTCATCGTCAACCAGACCTTCGTGGGCCGGGCGCTCGGCCGGGCGCTGGTGTTCTCCCCGTGGGCCGTCTCCGGGGTGCTGACCTCCGCGATCTGGGTGCTGCTCTACAACTCCCAGACCGGCATCACCCGTTACCTCGCCGACATGGGCATCGGCTCCTACGGCACGAGCTGGCTGTCGGACACCTCCACCGTCTTCCCGGCGGCGGTCGTCGCCGACCTGTGGCGCGGCGTCCCCTTCTTCGCGATCCTCATCCTCGCCGACCTCCAGTCCGTCTCGAAGGACCTGTACGAGGCCGCCGAGGTCGACGGGGCGAGCCGCTTGAAGCAGTTCTGGCACATCACGCTGCCGCATCTGAAGGACGCCATCGTGCTGTCCACACTGCTGCGCGCGGTGTGGGAGTTCAACAACGTCGACCTGCTCTACACCCTCACCGGCGGCGGCCCGGCCGGTGAGACCACCACGCTCCCGCTGTACATCGCCAACACCAGCGTGGACGCACACAACTTCGGCTATGCGTCGGCTTTGACGACGGTGGCGTTCGTGATCCTGCTCTTCTTCTCGATGGTCTATCTGCGGCTGAGCAAGTTCGGAAGTGAGGACAAGTGA